Below is a genomic region from Fulvia fulva chromosome 13, complete sequence.
CCACTTCCGCGCCCCATCGCTCGACAGAGTGGATGAATGCTATTGCCTTTTCGAGGGTCTCTCGGCCGGTCTGGACAATGCTGTCCGCAATCTCAGAGCAGGGCATGCGACCCGAGAAACTAGCCGAGGTGTATCCGTACGTCACGTTCGCAATCAGCTTCAAGGCAAGTTGTCTGTTGTTCAGCAGCTGCTGTAGAGTCTTGTCGTCTTTGTCGACCTTCATACCACTCTTGACCATGACACGAGTCTCGAGGATCTCGCCCAACATCTTGGCCAGGAGACTCTTGCGCATCTCTGGCTTGACATACATCATGCCGTTGGGTGCAATGTTTAGCTTATCCTTGACGAGTTCCAGCAGGCCTGGTGAGCGTTTGAAGTCGGCAAAGCCCATTTTGTTCGTGCCCCGCCACTCTGTGATCCTGCCCAGACATGTTGAGTAACAGTAATTGTATGCGATCATGACACTCGGATAGAGACTCTGAAAGTCAAGGACCAGCAGGGGGCTGTTGTAGAAGGCTGACTGTGGTTCCATGACCAAAGGCAGGCACTCTAATGCATTTTGAGCACCAACTTGTTTTCTGCTCGGCGAGACTAGAACAAAAGACTCAGGCTTCGCAATACGGAACATGAGTGACTCTACCTTGAATTGCGAGCCGCGGCTGAAGACCGAGAAGAAGTCCACCCCAAGCAGGCGTGCTTGCTCCGAAGTCCTTGGTATCAGCTCATTGGCGTCCAGAATGTCAAAGTCGAGCTTCGTTCGTGTGATGAGGTAATCGAGAAGTTTTGCGAGACCTCGCGGCTTCTTGCTTTGATACCACGACGTTAGTGTCTGGAAGGAGTAGTGGGGAATGCGTTTGTGCAGCAGATGAAAGACGACGTTCTCCATCGTGTACTGCAGGAGATTCAACTCGGACCTCATGGCACGCCAGATGTTGATCGTGTGTCGTCCTGTAATGCTTACTGTCGAGGTATGCGTAAAGCCCCAGCGATCCGCATCTTTGCCGAAACGTCCATGAGACTGCGACTTCATGCGAGAGAACTCATCCGGTAGGTTGAACTCATATACTAAGCGGGCACGCTCGATGAGATATCCCCAGCTGGCATTGTGGACCTCGTAGCCGGTAAGAATGTCCGGGTCGTACATGCGCACGGTGTCCACCATCCGATTCAGCAGGTCCAGCTCATTATCTTCCGACGCTATCTCGACATCGGCACCGGCGAGACGGCGTGTTCGGCCAATGAGCTCCTCATCATTGTTTTTGTTCAAAATCACAAGACCCAGCTTCCGAGCATTGTCCATTTGCTCATCCGCGATGATCCACACAACGAGATTCACCTCGTCACGCTCAGGATCTGGTGCCAGATCACCTCGGCTGTTGACGTGGACTTCAAGACTCATGGTGCTCATGTACCCTGTTTCGTGCTGAACACTCGTGCTCGCTTTCTTCTGAGAGAACTTGAAGCCATGCTTGTTCTTTTGGGTGGGTCCTTCGATCTGAGACAACTCAGGCGCAGGTCGGTTCTTGCGCTTAAGCTGTGACGCCGCCGTCGGGCCATCGACTTCCAGCTGATCCAGGTCATCGGCTTCTGGCGGTCTCTGGTCGTCCAGCCATTCCTGCACCTCCTTACACGATGGGGGTGGATTCATGATCTCCCAAGTCTTCAGAGAGCATTGCCATCGGCGTCGCTGTTCTGTCAAATCGACAGTCGCCTTGTCCGCCGGCTTGACCTTCTTGGTCATGCCAGTTCTGTCGAACACGGGCAGAAAGGGCAGTGAACTGCTCTCCAGCCTAAACTCTTGGCCTGCGTATTCGCGAGGCCGCTCTGGCACGTCCTTCTCGTTACTGTAGTATGCATCCTGGTAGATGACAGCGGGCATTGTGGATGACACTACATCGTCCTTGGTGGGAGGCAAGGCGCTGAAGATGTAAGCGTGGTTGCCTTCAGGCACAGGAAAGGCTTTTGAGTAGTTGATGGCAACATCTGGATCGACTGCAGGTCTCTGCAGAGCCGACGACTTCAATGTTGATGAAGAGTTTGCACTGTCAGACTCATGAGAAGACGCCAAGAAGTCGTCTTTCTGCTGTATTTGCGAGCTACGATGCGGAATGTGCGCGAGGTCGTCACGTTGACTCAATCGAAGGCTCGTCTCAGCGTCATGAGGATGCTTCACAGAGGGGAAGTCGAGCCTGTTGCCTTGGGATGACTGCTGCGACGAGGGCGGTTGTGCTGAGGGTGGCTCTGGCAATTTGCCAGCTTTCGAAGACGATGTCTTGCTGTCCTGTGCAGGCGGCGGAAGATCATATGCAAGCTCGATACCATCATGAGCAGGCCTCGATCGACCATCTGGCTTGATGTCTTTGACTCGAAATTTGCCGAGCCTAGTGGAAGCTGATCCATCATGCTCACTGAAGCGAGTCTTCTTGAATGGAAGCTGAGATCCGCTTGGAGCGCTGCGCTTCAAGTTACCTCGCTCGTCTCGCTCGACGTTGGTATGAGGCACCTCGGCGTCTTCCACTTCTTCAGCTGCAGCTTCAATATCGGCGGAGGTACCACTGACTTTCGCTTCACCCATGATTCCACCGAGGCCAGCATCCCTGAGCTTCTGTTGCTGCGTGAGGACGATGTCTTTTGCGTTCTCTTCGTCGCTCCCATAATCGTCTTCATCGAGGACTTGAGTGATGCTGTCCATGTCCACTAGTGGAACGATATCTTGCTTGTCATTATCGGGCCCAGCGCCGGGCCAGTCGAACGCGACGTCGATTGCCTCATCTTCTTCGGCCTTTGCTTGCGCCCACTTTCGCTCGACCACGCTGTGGAATAGCTCTTGGACACTGTCAAACACAGTCTGTACTCCATCTTCTTGAGATGCCTGACTGCTAAAGCTCTCAAAGCTCAGGTCTCCACCACCTCTCGCTTGCTTCTCTTGCTCGGATAGACGCGCGACCGCCTCGCGGAACTCCTCTTCATGAATCCAACCACCCTCACTATCATTTCTCGGATCAGCCGACATGCTCACCAAGACTTCGGGCGGGAACGGTGAAGACGAAGGGGCAGTCAGACCCATGCGCAGCTTTCGTCTTCGCGTCTCATCTTTCCAAAGTCCCGCCATCGAATGCACGAGCTTTTCCTCCGGGGCAAGGTTCTCCAGACTCTCTAAGCGTTCGATAAACGAGTGGTGCAAGGGTCGCTCTTCAATACAATGGCGATTGAGAATATCTTCTACACGGAAGTCAAGCTCGATTTGACAGTGACTCTGGCGCGGGAACTTCTCCACGTCCAGGATCTGATCTGGAGAGATTGAGCGGTCGTGCCAAAGGTGAGCCGGATCGTCCAGTTCATCCCACGATGGCACAGGCTCGCGGAACTGCGGCTTGTTTAGCTCGATGGAGGCGCATCCATACAAGTTGAAGTCGCACATCCACTGCAGTAAGTACTGTAAGTGTGCCTCATATGGCTGAAAAGGTTGAGCCAAGATGGCGCCCTGCTGCAACAGGTCCGAGAAACGTGTCATATGCATGGGATT
It encodes:
- a CDS encoding DNA polymerase zeta catalytic subunit, encoding MASKEVFRVRLNCVDHYQNAPTNLDVPLWGRTVSSTQRDKLPQVPVIRVFGSTETGQKVCAHIHGALPYLYVPYQESTEKQHVDTYIAQLRNSIDHALALSYRRNPYEDPRKSAFVAHISLVKGVPFFGYNVGYNYYLKIYLLNPMHMTRFSDLLQQGAILAQPFQPYEAHLQYLLQWMCDFNLYGCASIELNKPQFREPVPSWDELDDPAHLWHDRSISPDQILDVEKFPRQSHCQIELDFRVEDILNRHCIEERPLHHSFIERLESLENLAPEEKLVHSMAGLWKDETRRRKLRMGLTAPSSSPFPPEVLVSMSADPRNDSEGGWIHEEEFREAVARLSEQEKQARGGGDLSFESFSSQASQEDGVQTVFDSVQELFHSVVERKWAQAKAEEDEAIDVAFDWPGAGPDNDKQDIVPLVDMDSITQVLDEDDYGSDEENAKDIVLTQQQKLRDAGLGGIMGEAKVSGTSADIEAAAEEVEDAEVPHTNVERDERGNLKRSAPSGSQLPFKKTRFSEHDGSASTRLGKFRVKDIKPDGRSRPAHDGIELAYDLPPPAQDSKTSSSKAGKLPEPPSAQPPSSQQSSQGNRLDFPSVKHPHDAETSLRLSQRDDLAHIPHRSSQIQQKDDFLASSHESDSANSSSTLKSSALQRPAVDPDVAINYSKAFPVPEGNHAYIFSALPPTKDDVVSSTMPAVIYQDAYYSNEKDVPERPREYAGQEFRLESSSLPFLPVFDRTGMTKKVKPADKATVDLTEQRRRWQCSLKTWEIMNPPPSCKEVQEWLDDQRPPEADDLDQLEVDGPTAASQLKRKNRPAPELSQIEGPTQKNKHGFKFSQKKASTSVQHETGYMSTMSLEVHVNSRGDLAPDPERDEVNLVVWIIADEQMDNARKLGLVILNKNNDEELIGRTRRLAGADVEIASEDNELDLLNRMVDTVRMYDPDILTGYEVHNASWGYLIERARLVYEFNLPDEFSRMKSQSHGRFGKDADRWGFTHTSTVSITGRHTINIWRAMRSELNLLQYTMENVVFHLLHKRIPHYSFQTLTSWYQSKKPRGLAKLLDYLITRTKLDFDILDANELIPRTSEQARLLGVDFFSVFSRGSQFKVESLMFRIAKPESFVLVSPSRKQVGAQNALECLPLVMEPQSAFYNSPLLVLDFQSLYPSVMIAYNYCYSTCLGRITEWRGTNKMGFADFKRSPGLLELVKDKLNIAPNGMMYVKPEMRKSLLAKMLGEILETRVMVKSGMKVDKDDKTLQQLLNNRQLALKLIANVTYGYTSASFSGRMPCSEIADSIVQTGRETLEKAIAFIHSVERWGAEVVYGDTDSLFVYLKGRTKDDAFKIGDEIAKAVTDMNPRPIKLKFEKVYHPCVLLAKKRYVGFKYESPKQTEPDFDAKGIETVRRDGTPAEQKIEEKALKLLFRTSDLSQVKKYFQAQCAKIMAGRISVQDFCFAKEVKLGTYADKGPPPPGALIATRRMLKDPRTEPQYGERVPYVVIAGAPGARLWERCVEPERLINDEYTELDAEYYINKNLIPPLERIFNLVGANVRHWYDEMPKVQCIRMLGGPRDGDTTTKAKKTMESYMGSSLCLVCRTKLAPVSAASTETELPLCSVCRHKQTSKTLMALREKLHKAEVRARDMQDVCKSCANLAFDDQVRCDSRDCPVFYSRVKADTQLRVAKNGVGTVLETLEAEQARKMLYDWTTKEAAMGTIDKDR